A genomic stretch from Antarcticibacterium flavum includes:
- a CDS encoding YfhO family protein: MIKSLKGILPHILILLGFIVLSLAYFNPVLQGKEIFQSDIVQYTGMAKQQNDFRARTGEEPYWTDAAFGGMPTYQLGANYPHNYVKKLDSVLRFLPRPADYLFLYFLGFYILMLVLKLDYRLAFLGAIAFGFSTYLIIILGVGHNAKAHAIAYMPMVLAGIILCFRSKYIAGFLLLAVAMALEIGANHFQMTYYLLLLVIILGIAYLVDALRKNMLPHYFKALGVMVGAVILAIGANATNLLATQEYTGFSTRGDTGLTITPQGNEKPAAGLTYDYITEYSYGIVESFNLFIPRFMGGSSSEKLDENSAMYEQLLQMGASPMQAMDFAQNAPTYWGDQPFVGAPAYIGATVLFLFVFALFLIRGRLKWWVVGGSILALMLSWGKNFPLLTEFFIDFVPLYNKFRAVSSIQVIIELCVPILAVVGLYRLFNEVVKNEEKLFALKWATIITGGTAVLFLLFKNTLFNFSGGNDAIYMEQMGAGFVRALKEDRKAIFTTDAVRSLIFVILSAALIWMYLKQKAGKNLLVLGFSLLILADLIAVDRRYVNNDDFVAARQMKQPFQQTTADAQILQDQGHYRVFDVAESPFNTGRTSYFHNSVGGYHAAKPGRMQDLYDFYISQNNMEILNMLNVKYFIIPTEEGPRAQQNPEAFGNAWTVSNIKWVEDANDAMLSLGEEDLSSTAIINREFSNLVPSEVNRDPSARIELVSQEPNELVYETSAGSDQLVLFSEIYYPNGWRAYINGEAAEHFRANYVLRAMMIPAGENTVTFKFEPGVVKTGSSIALASSIILGLLLLGALFYTFKERNTKEEV, encoded by the coding sequence ATGATTAAGTCTTTAAAAGGTATTCTCCCCCATATTCTCATTCTTTTAGGTTTCATAGTTCTTTCCCTCGCATATTTTAACCCTGTACTCCAGGGAAAGGAAATCTTCCAGAGTGATATTGTGCAGTATACCGGGATGGCAAAGCAACAGAATGACTTTAGAGCCAGGACCGGAGAGGAACCTTATTGGACAGACGCAGCTTTTGGAGGTATGCCCACCTATCAACTGGGCGCGAATTATCCTCATAATTATGTGAAGAAACTCGATTCAGTACTCAGGTTTCTGCCCCGCCCGGCCGACTATCTTTTCCTGTATTTTCTGGGTTTTTATATTCTTATGCTGGTTTTGAAACTCGATTATCGTCTAGCCTTTTTGGGGGCGATCGCTTTTGGTTTTTCCACATACCTTATTATAATCCTGGGGGTTGGACATAATGCCAAGGCCCATGCCATTGCCTACATGCCTATGGTCCTGGCGGGGATAATACTATGTTTCCGCAGCAAATATATAGCTGGATTCTTGCTTCTGGCGGTTGCCATGGCCCTGGAAATAGGAGCCAATCACTTCCAGATGACCTATTACCTGTTGTTGCTGGTAATTATTCTTGGGATTGCTTATCTGGTAGATGCACTAAGAAAGAATATGTTGCCTCATTATTTCAAGGCGCTTGGGGTTATGGTGGGAGCCGTGATTCTCGCCATTGGTGCCAATGCAACCAATTTGCTTGCCACACAGGAATATACCGGTTTTAGTACCCGTGGGGATACAGGTTTGACAATTACCCCCCAGGGAAATGAGAAACCTGCTGCCGGGCTCACCTATGATTATATAACTGAATACAGCTACGGTATAGTAGAATCCTTCAATTTGTTTATTCCCCGCTTTATGGGAGGTTCAAGTTCAGAAAAACTGGATGAGAACAGCGCAATGTATGAGCAGCTGCTGCAAATGGGAGCCTCACCAATGCAGGCGATGGATTTTGCCCAAAATGCACCAACCTATTGGGGAGACCAGCCTTTTGTTGGCGCGCCGGCTTATATAGGAGCTACAGTTCTATTTCTTTTTGTATTTGCACTTTTCCTTATTAGAGGTAGATTGAAGTGGTGGGTTGTTGGTGGTAGCATCCTGGCCCTTATGCTTTCATGGGGAAAGAATTTCCCACTTCTTACAGAGTTCTTTATTGATTTTGTGCCGCTTTACAATAAATTTAGGGCGGTTTCCTCCATCCAGGTTATCATTGAACTATGTGTGCCAATCCTGGCTGTCGTTGGGCTTTACAGGCTGTTCAATGAAGTGGTGAAAAATGAAGAAAAACTATTTGCCTTGAAATGGGCTACTATTATAACCGGAGGTACGGCTGTACTTTTCCTGCTGTTTAAGAACACCTTGTTTAATTTTAGCGGTGGGAATGATGCTATCTATATGGAACAAATGGGTGCCGGCTTTGTGCGGGCACTTAAAGAGGACAGAAAAGCCATCTTCACGACAGATGCTGTTCGTTCCCTCATATTTGTAATTCTTTCAGCCGCCTTGATCTGGATGTACCTTAAGCAAAAGGCAGGTAAAAACCTCCTGGTGCTTGGTTTTTCACTACTTATCCTCGCCGATCTTATTGCTGTGGACAGAAGGTATGTGAATAACGATGATTTTGTAGCTGCAAGACAAATGAAACAACCATTTCAACAAACTACTGCAGATGCACAGATCCTGCAAGACCAGGGGCATTATAGGGTGTTTGATGTGGCTGAAAGTCCGTTTAATACAGGAAGAACATCATACTTCCATAATTCAGTTGGGGGCTACCATGCTGCCAAGCCGGGAAGAATGCAGGACCTTTATGATTTCTATATTTCGCAGAACAATATGGAGATCCTGAATATGCTGAATGTAAAGTATTTTATCATTCCTACTGAAGAAGGCCCCCGGGCACAACAAAACCCTGAGGCCTTTGGCAATGCCTGGACGGTATCCAATATTAAATGGGTGGAGGATGCCAATGATGCCATGCTAAGCCTGGGAGAGGAGGATCTATCCTCTACTGCCATTATCAACCGTGAATTCAGTAACCTCGTTCCATCTGAAGTAAACCGGGATCCTTCTGCTCGTATAGAACTTGTAAGCCAGGAACCTAATGAGCTGGTTTATGAAACCTCTGCAGGCAGCGATCAATTAGTACTGTTTTCAGAGATATACTATCCTAATGGCTGGAGGGCTTACATCAACGGGGAAGCTGCAGAACACTTTAGGGCCAATTATGTCCTACGGGCGATGATGATACCTGCAGGAGAGAATACTGTTACCTTCAAATTTGAACCCGGGGTTGTGAAAACAGGTAGCTCGATTGCCCTGGCAAGTTCAATAATATTGGGATTACTTTTATTGGGCGCTCTTTTTTATACCTTTAAGGAGCGAAACACCAAAGAAGAGGTTTAG
- a CDS encoding DUF4834 family protein, whose product MYAASFEGILKTILIILLIYFGFKLFIKWFGPMILKYFLGKIGKKFQEQFNQAPPSASKKKEGEVVIEKKPGKGRKSNKDVGEYIDYEEID is encoded by the coding sequence ATGTACGCAGCTTCTTTTGAAGGTATTTTAAAGACCATTTTAATAATATTATTGATCTATTTTGGATTCAAGCTCTTCATCAAATGGTTTGGGCCAATGATCCTCAAATACTTCCTTGGAAAAATTGGAAAGAAATTCCAGGAACAGTTCAACCAGGCTCCACCTTCTGCTTCAAAAAAGAAAGAAGGAGAAGTTGTAATAGAAAAAAAGCCAGGAAAAGGCAGGAAATCCAACAAAGATGTGGGAGAGTACATCGATTACGAAGAAATTGATTAA
- a CDS encoding transporter has translation MRNRKIILSFFSFIVTGLLTVSAQYTETINSNRPGASQGAFSVGTGVLQFEAGGYLGNDYHNLRATDTDILGADYAIRYGLFFEALEISLIGSFQDETTTIQMGARDREFNQSNFRTNTLGVKYLIFDPSRSIRPDQPNLYSWRANQRFKWKTLIPAVAVYAGANFTFGDNPYLYEGENSISPKFILSTQNNWAGGWVFVTNLILDKVSEANPTYAGIFTLTHAFTPQFAGFLEYQGIISNIYADDLARTGVAYLVGDNLQFDISGLINFKNTPSRWQVAAGFSYRFDMHTKDETFEDEFEGDRNIGGGRPDTSQQ, from the coding sequence ATGCGAAACCGCAAGATAATTCTCAGCTTTTTCAGCTTCATCGTAACCGGGCTTTTAACTGTGAGCGCGCAGTATACCGAAACAATCAACTCTAACAGGCCAGGAGCGTCCCAGGGGGCATTTTCTGTTGGAACAGGGGTTCTCCAGTTTGAGGCCGGGGGATATTTAGGAAACGATTATCATAACCTGCGAGCTACAGATACAGATATCCTTGGGGCAGATTATGCCATAAGATATGGCCTTTTCTTTGAAGCCCTGGAGATAAGCCTTATTGGTTCTTTTCAGGATGAAACCACAACTATTCAAATGGGTGCCAGGGACCGGGAGTTTAACCAGAGTAATTTTCGAACGAATACTTTAGGAGTAAAATATTTAATTTTTGACCCTTCCCGAAGCATAAGGCCAGACCAGCCAAACCTGTATAGCTGGAGGGCAAATCAACGTTTTAAGTGGAAAACCTTAATCCCGGCTGTTGCCGTATATGCAGGTGCAAACTTCACTTTTGGAGACAATCCTTATCTTTATGAAGGAGAGAATTCCATAAGTCCTAAATTCATTCTCTCTACCCAAAACAACTGGGCCGGAGGCTGGGTCTTTGTCACAAATTTAATACTCGATAAGGTATCTGAAGCAAACCCTACTTATGCCGGGATTTTCACCCTTACCCATGCGTTTACACCTCAATTTGCCGGTTTCCTGGAATATCAGGGTATAATAAGTAATATTTATGCCGATGATCTTGCACGTACCGGTGTGGCTTACCTTGTTGGTGACAACCTGCAATTTGATATCTCTGGCTTAATAAATTTCAAGAATACTCCTTCAAGATGGCAGGTAGCAGCCGGATTCTCTTACAGGTTTGACATGCATACCAAAGATGAAACCTTTGAAGACGAATTTGAAGGAGACAGGAATATTGGAGGAGGCAGGCCGGATACTTCGCAGCAATAG
- a CDS encoding aminotransferase class I/II-fold pyridoxal phosphate-dependent enzyme, which translates to MRDLFDKIYKDKGPLGKWAQQAEGYFVFPKLEGPISNRMKFRGKEVITWSINDYLGLANHPEVRKVDAEAAAEYGSAYPMGARMMSGHTDLHERLQDELASFVNKQAAYLLNFGYQGMVSTIDALVSKSDVIVYDVDAHACIIDGVRLHLGQRFTYKHNDLESIEKNLQRATKICEQTGGGILLISEGVFGMRGEQGKLKEIAALKKKYNFRLFVDDAHGFGTLGATGAGAGEEQGVQDEIDVYFATFAKSLASTGAFIAGDKEIMDYLKYNLRSQMFAKSLQMQLVVGALKRLDMLRTMPELKTKLWENVNALQNGLKSRGFDIGTTQSCVTPVYLQGSIPEAMALVKDLRENYGVFCSIVVYPVIPKGLILLRMIPTATHTMEDIEETLEAFSSIRERLENGTYKRLSAAVAASHGE; encoded by the coding sequence ATGAGAGATCTATTTGATAAAATATATAAGGATAAAGGGCCCCTGGGTAAATGGGCACAGCAGGCAGAAGGTTATTTTGTTTTCCCTAAACTGGAAGGACCTATCTCCAATAGAATGAAGTTTCGCGGCAAGGAAGTGATCACCTGGAGTATTAATGATTACCTGGGACTTGCGAACCATCCTGAAGTGCGTAAAGTAGATGCTGAAGCAGCTGCAGAATATGGATCTGCATACCCTATGGGAGCCAGGATGATGAGCGGTCATACAGACCTTCACGAAAGGTTGCAGGATGAGCTTGCTTCTTTTGTAAACAAGCAGGCAGCTTACCTACTTAATTTTGGGTACCAGGGGATGGTCTCTACTATCGATGCCCTGGTTTCAAAAAGTGATGTGATCGTGTATGATGTAGATGCCCATGCCTGTATCATTGATGGGGTGCGTCTTCATTTAGGACAGCGCTTTACCTATAAGCACAATGACCTGGAAAGTATAGAAAAGAACCTTCAACGTGCTACCAAGATTTGTGAGCAAACAGGAGGTGGAATTCTACTTATTTCTGAAGGTGTTTTTGGAATGCGAGGGGAGCAGGGTAAATTGAAGGAAATTGCTGCTTTAAAGAAAAAATATAATTTCAGGCTATTCGTAGATGATGCTCATGGATTTGGAACTTTAGGTGCAACCGGAGCAGGAGCAGGTGAAGAGCAGGGAGTACAGGACGAGATCGATGTTTATTTTGCAACCTTCGCAAAATCTCTTGCCAGCACAGGAGCTTTTATAGCGGGAGATAAAGAAATAATGGATTATCTCAAATACAACCTGAGATCTCAAATGTTCGCCAAATCTTTGCAAATGCAATTGGTAGTTGGTGCTCTTAAGCGTCTGGATATGTTAAGGACCATGCCCGAGCTTAAGACGAAGTTGTGGGAGAATGTAAACGCCTTGCAAAACGGATTAAAATCCCGCGGATTTGATATTGGTACCACACAAAGTTGTGTTACCCCGGTTTACCTGCAGGGAAGTATACCAGAAGCCATGGCATTGGTGAAAGACCTTCGTGAGAACTATGGGGTTTTCTGTTCTATTGTAGTATATCCTGTAATTCCTAAGGGACTTATCCTGCTTAGAATGATCCCAACAGCCACCCATACAATGGAAGATATTGAAGAAACCCTTGAGGCCTTCTCATCCATTAGAGAACGGCTTGAGAACGGAACATACAAAAGACTATCTGCAGCAGTAGCTGCCTCACATGGAGAGTAA
- a CDS encoding PLP-dependent cysteine synthase family protein, whose protein sequence is MKEEIQVYDNVLQLIGKTPLIHLNSITSGFKGDFFAKVEAFNPGHSTKDRIALYIIEEAERKGILKPGDTIIETTSGNTGFSIAMVSIIKGYECILAVSSKSSPDKIDMLRTMGAKVHVCPAHVAADDPRSYYEVAKKLHQERKGSVYINQYFNELNMDAHFHSTGPEIWAQTEGKITHLVACSGTGGTISGTARFLKEKNPSIKVIGIDAFGSVLKKYHETKEFDTDEIYPYRIEGLGKNLIPTATDFDVIDKFIKVTDEESAHTARELAKTEGLFVGYTSGAAMQGIKQLAEAGEFKKDSKVVVIFPDHGSRYMSKIYSDTWMAEQGFFDTKNQAEAQPVEIVD, encoded by the coding sequence ATGAAAGAAGAGATACAGGTTTATGACAATGTATTGCAATTGATAGGGAAAACCCCCTTGATACATTTAAACTCCATCACCAGTGGCTTTAAAGGAGACTTCTTTGCTAAAGTAGAAGCCTTTAATCCCGGCCACTCCACCAAAGACAGGATCGCCTTATATATTATAGAAGAAGCAGAGCGTAAAGGAATTTTAAAACCGGGAGATACTATCATAGAAACAACATCTGGTAATACAGGTTTTAGCATAGCTATGGTTAGTATCATCAAAGGCTATGAATGTATCCTTGCAGTAAGTTCCAAATCCTCGCCAGATAAGATTGATATGTTGCGCACTATGGGAGCCAAGGTCCACGTTTGCCCCGCTCACGTTGCTGCAGATGATCCACGTTCCTATTATGAAGTTGCAAAGAAACTGCACCAGGAGAGAAAGGGGTCTGTATATATAAACCAATATTTCAATGAGCTTAATATGGATGCTCATTTTCATTCCACCGGTCCGGAAATATGGGCGCAAACAGAAGGAAAGATCACCCATCTGGTTGCCTGCAGTGGTACAGGAGGAACAATTTCTGGTACTGCAAGATTTCTAAAGGAAAAAAATCCTTCTATTAAAGTCATAGGAATAGACGCCTTTGGATCTGTCCTCAAGAAATACCACGAGACCAAAGAATTTGATACAGATGAGATCTACCCATACCGCATAGAAGGTTTGGGAAAAAATCTTATTCCCACTGCAACAGACTTTGATGTAATAGATAAATTCATCAAGGTTACAGATGAGGAAAGTGCACACACGGCAAGGGAGTTGGCCAAGACTGAAGGCCTTTTTGTAGGTTATACAAGTGGAGCAGCTATGCAGGGCATAAAACAACTGGCAGAAGCAGGTGAATTTAAAAAGGACAGCAAAGTAGTCGTAATTTTCCCGGATCATGGATCCCGATATATGAGCAAGATCTATAGCGATACCTGGATGGCAGAGCAGGGATTTTTTGATACAAAGAACCAGGCAGAGGCACAACCCGTTGAAATTGTGGACTAA
- a CDS encoding S9 family peptidase, whose translation MAHNSSDLKKVITPLNKDVTPPQAKKIARELAAHDKIRLDEYYWMNDRENPDVIHYLNSENEYNEYLTAHTKQLQENLFKEMRARIKEDDSSVPYKLNGYWYLTRFEKGKDYPVYSRKKETLDAPEEVLFNVNEMAEGFDYYSLGGLNVSPDNKLVAFGVDTLSRRKYTIQIKNLETGEILPEKILTTTGGSTWANDNKTLFYTKKDEQTLRSNQIYKHILGTDPADDVLVYEEKDETFNTYIYKSKSRKYLIIGSGSTLTSEYRILNANTPEKDFKPFQSRIRGLEYGISHYEDHFYILTNKDGATNFKLMKTSVDHTEAENWEEVVPHREDHLLEDLDIFKDYLVLSERHNGLNKIKITRWDTGESYYLPFDNETYTAYTSINPDFDTNILRYTYNSLNTPTSVVDFNMTTREKNVLKEQEVLGGEFDKDNYTTERIWATAEDGTKVPVSLIYRKGIEKNGKNPLLQYAYGSYGSTIDPYFSSARLSLLDRGFIYAIAHIRGGEYLGRKWYEDGKLMNKMNTFTDFIDVSKHLISKKYTSAEHLYAMGGSAGGLLMGAVANMAPQLYNGIIAAVPFVDVVTTMLDDSIPLTTGEYDEWGNPNDKEYFEYMLSYSPYDNVMAQDYPHMLVTTGLHDSQVQYWEPAKWVAKLREMKTDSNILLFHTNMDAGHGGASGRFEALKEVAEEYAFLLDLEGITE comes from the coding sequence ATCGCACATAATTCTTCAGATTTGAAAAAAGTTATTACCCCTTTGAATAAAGACGTTACCCCGCCACAGGCAAAAAAAATAGCCAGGGAACTGGCAGCTCACGATAAGATTAGACTGGATGAATATTATTGGATGAACGACAGGGAAAATCCTGATGTGATCCATTACCTGAACAGTGAAAATGAGTATAACGAATATTTGACCGCTCATACAAAGCAGTTGCAGGAAAATTTATTTAAGGAAATGCGAGCCAGGATCAAGGAAGATGATTCCTCTGTACCTTATAAGCTGAATGGCTACTGGTATTTGACCCGCTTTGAGAAAGGGAAGGACTACCCGGTATATTCCCGAAAAAAAGAAACCTTAGATGCTCCTGAAGAAGTGCTCTTCAATGTGAATGAAATGGCTGAAGGTTTTGACTACTACAGCCTTGGTGGCCTTAATGTAAGCCCCGATAATAAGCTTGTTGCTTTTGGAGTAGATACTCTAAGCCGTAGAAAATATACGATCCAAATAAAGAATCTTGAAACCGGGGAAATATTGCCTGAGAAGATCCTTACCACCACAGGAGGCTCGACCTGGGCAAATGATAATAAAACTCTTTTTTACACCAAAAAGGATGAGCAAACCCTCAGATCCAATCAAATATACAAACATATACTTGGTACAGACCCGGCAGATGATGTGCTGGTTTATGAGGAAAAGGACGAAACTTTCAATACATATATCTATAAATCAAAATCAAGGAAGTATCTTATTATAGGCTCCGGTAGTACTCTCACCAGTGAATACAGGATCCTTAATGCCAATACTCCTGAAAAGGATTTTAAACCTTTTCAAAGCCGTATACGGGGCCTTGAATATGGAATAAGCCATTATGAAGATCATTTCTATATTCTAACAAATAAGGACGGTGCAACGAATTTCAAATTAATGAAAACCAGCGTTGATCATACGGAAGCCGAAAACTGGGAAGAAGTTGTTCCCCACAGGGAAGATCACCTTTTGGAGGACCTGGATATTTTCAAGGATTATTTGGTACTTAGTGAGCGGCATAACGGCCTTAACAAAATAAAGATCACCAGGTGGGATACAGGCGAGAGTTATTACCTGCCATTTGATAATGAGACCTATACTGCATATACCAGCATTAACCCAGATTTCGATACCAATATTCTAAGGTATACCTACAATTCCCTGAATACGCCAACATCTGTAGTTGATTTTAATATGACAACCCGGGAAAAGAATGTACTTAAGGAGCAGGAGGTTTTGGGAGGTGAATTTGATAAGGACAATTATACTACAGAAAGGATTTGGGCTACGGCTGAAGACGGTACAAAAGTGCCGGTTTCTCTCATTTACAGAAAAGGTATTGAGAAAAACGGAAAAAACCCATTATTACAGTACGCATACGGTTCCTATGGTTCTACGATAGACCCTTATTTTTCCAGTGCGCGGCTGTCTCTCCTGGATCGCGGGTTTATATATGCGATCGCCCATATAAGAGGAGGGGAGTATCTTGGAAGAAAATGGTATGAGGATGGAAAGTTGATGAATAAAATGAACACCTTTACCGATTTTATTGATGTGTCAAAGCATTTAATTTCTAAAAAATATACCTCTGCAGAGCATCTATATGCAATGGGTGGCTCTGCGGGTGGATTGTTGATGGGGGCAGTGGCAAACATGGCCCCGCAATTATATAACGGTATTATCGCGGCAGTTCCCTTTGTGGACGTGGTCACAACCATGCTTGATGATAGCATTCCTCTTACAACCGGAGAATATGATGAATGGGGAAATCCTAATGATAAAGAGTATTTTGAATATATGTTATCCTATTCCCCTTACGACAATGTAATGGCTCAGGATTATCCACATATGCTGGTCACTACCGGGCTCCACGATTCCCAGGTGCAATACTGGGAACCGGCCAAGTGGGTAGCTAAGCTGCGGGAGATGAAAACCGATAGCAATATTCTTCTTTTTCACACCAATATGGATGCCGGCCATGGAGGAGCTTCAGGTAGATTTGAAGCGCTGAAAGAGGTGGCAGAGGAGTACGCTTTTTTACTCGATTTAGAAGGAATAACAGAATAA
- a CDS encoding YbaB/EbfC family nucleoid-associated protein — MFGDMMGMMNKLRETQEKVEATKERLKTVTLEEKSSDGLLKVTITAAREIKNISIADELLEDKEQLEDYLVLTLNKAIQKASDIHEAELAAVAKDGMPDIPGMDEMLGK; from the coding sequence ATGTTTGGAGATATGATGGGTATGATGAATAAACTCAGGGAAACCCAGGAAAAAGTTGAGGCAACAAAAGAGAGGTTAAAGACGGTAACACTTGAAGAAAAATCCAGTGATGGCCTGTTAAAGGTAACAATCACCGCTGCACGGGAGATAAAGAATATTTCTATTGCAGATGAACTCCTGGAGGATAAGGAGCAACTGGAAGATTATTTGGTGCTAACTTTAAATAAAGCCATTCAAAAGGCGTCTGACATTCACGAGGCAGAACTGGCTGCAGTAGCAAAGGATGGCATGCCCGATATCCCGGGGATGGATGAAATGCTGGGAAAGTAA
- a CDS encoding threonine aldolase family protein → MKEIDLRSDTVTKPTKGMLEAIMNAEVGDDVYKEDPTVNALEEKLARMFGKEEALFFPTGSMANQAAIKLHTQPADQLICDKWAHVYNYEGGGASFNSGVSCKLVDGDRGMITARQVEENINPPDFYHSPLTTLVCLENTTNKGGGACYDFEEIRKIRKVCDEHGLGLHLDGARLVNALVAKKEDPKDYGKIFDTISICLSKGLGTPIGTVLVGDKEIMKNAMRVRKVLGGGMRQVGFMAAAGIYALDNHMERLADDHRRASELGQTLKKQEFIGEVEPVETNIVIFYLKNPKNEAAFMEQLKQQNIRISNMGQGKLRIVTHLDYSEEMHQRFLEVLKNIRL, encoded by the coding sequence ATGAAAGAGATAGACTTAAGAAGTGATACCGTAACGAAACCTACCAAAGGAATGCTGGAGGCTATTATGAATGCCGAAGTTGGAGATGACGTATACAAAGAGGACCCTACGGTAAATGCCCTGGAGGAGAAACTGGCGAGGATGTTCGGAAAAGAAGAAGCGCTGTTCTTCCCTACCGGGAGTATGGCCAACCAGGCGGCGATAAAACTGCACACCCAGCCTGCAGATCAGCTAATTTGTGATAAATGGGCCCATGTTTACAATTATGAGGGAGGAGGGGCTTCCTTTAACAGCGGGGTTTCCTGTAAACTCGTCGATGGAGACAGGGGGATGATAACCGCGCGGCAGGTGGAGGAAAATATCAATCCGCCAGATTTTTATCACAGTCCGCTAACCACGCTTGTGTGCCTTGAGAATACCACTAATAAGGGAGGGGGAGCCTGTTACGATTTTGAGGAAATAAGAAAGATAAGAAAGGTTTGTGATGAGCACGGGCTTGGGCTACACCTGGATGGTGCCCGGCTGGTAAATGCCCTGGTTGCGAAAAAGGAGGATCCCAAAGACTACGGAAAGATATTTGACACTATTTCCATTTGTCTATCTAAAGGTCTTGGGACACCTATAGGAACTGTATTAGTAGGGGATAAGGAAATTATGAAAAACGCTATGAGGGTACGTAAAGTTCTTGGAGGTGGAATGAGACAGGTAGGTTTCATGGCCGCTGCAGGTATATACGCACTCGATAATCACATGGAGCGGCTGGCAGATGATCATAGAAGAGCTTCAGAACTTGGACAAACACTTAAGAAGCAGGAATTTATTGGGGAGGTAGAGCCAGTGGAAACCAACATCGTGATCTTCTACCTCAAGAACCCTAAAAATGAAGCTGCCTTTATGGAACAGCTAAAGCAGCAGAATATAAGAATAAGCAATATGGGCCAGGGTAAATTGAGGATTGTGACCCACCTGGATTATTCAGAAGAAATGCACCAACGATTTCTGGAAGTGCTTAAAAATATTCGGCTGTAA